CGGCGCTGGCCTCTGGCTTAGGCATGCCAACTAAACCTAGCGTGCCACTAAATCCCATCGCGCTAAATACGGCTGAAATCACCGACTGAATACCGCTAGTGTCTAGCGCATAATCAAAACCGCCAACAGCAATTTCCAATAAAGCGTCACTTAGGCTACTTACGTTATTCGGGTCGACTACATGAGTAGCTCCCAACTCCAGCGCTAACTCCCGCCGATTCTGATGTGGCTCAATAATAACAATTGGATTACAGCCCTGGACAACGGCTCCCAATACGGCACTTAGGCCCACAGCGCCACCACCTGAAATCACTACCGAGGTACCTGCCTTACAGGAAAAGGCGCGCATGATTGCACCTGCACCGGTTTGGATGCCACATCCCAGCGGACCAAGGAGATCCAAGGGTGCATCATTTCTAACCTTTACAACATTATCCTCGTACGCTAAGGCAAAATTAGCAAAGGAAGACTGGCCAAAAAAGTGGCCCGATATCCTCTTCCCACCAGAAGACAACGCGGAGCTACCATCAGCACGTCCACCCGACATATTTAGAGGTGCAAAGCTCTCACAATAACTGTAATTATCTCTGCTACA
The DNA window shown above is from Spongiibacter sp. IMCC21906 and carries:
- a CDS encoding NAD(P)-dependent alcohol dehydrogenase, with the protein product MEINAAVVREAGKDFSIESLQMEEPRKNEVLVRIVGVGICHTDIVARDQQLPIPLPAVLGHEGAGIVEKVGSEVRSVKPGDHVVLSYSHCGICRSCSRDNYSYCESFAPLNMSGGRADGSSALSSGGKRISGHFFGQSSFANFALAYEDNVVKVRNDAPLDLLGPLGCGIQTGAGAIMRAFSCKAGTSVVISGGGAVGLSAVLGAVVQGCNPIVIIEPHQNRRELALELGATHVVDPNNVSSLSDALLEIAVGGFDYALDTSGIQSVISAVFSAMGFSGTLGLVGMPKPEASAASFDVLTMILKGIKVKGICEGDADPHEFIPTLVDLYLDNKFPFNKLCQQFPFEKINDAVAAQHSGKCIKAVCLI